A part of Dama dama isolate Ldn47 chromosome Y, ASM3311817v1, whole genome shotgun sequence genomic DNA contains:
- the LOC133053565 gene encoding heat shock transcription factor, Y-linked-like codes for MAHISSEIQDVPPKDESTGSETSIRSSLYDCTLTGDKVLRSMVEEYAFQALYEEVVIKRPRYTFSVSETDEVNAPLPPGFPQKLWAIVESDQFESIWWDESGTCIVINEELFKKEVLERKAPFRVLETNSMKSIVRQLNLYGFSKKRPTFQRSASLPDFLEEENNISLLSKLHIYYNPNFKRGYPHLLVRMKRRVGINNVSPISSLVRDYKTKHVKARVNTDDHNSDFLPETSGESAFSASTSLSVPFIQKPYTSQRVANTSALPPCDLPSPSSISVRQTEQIVVDQPAVLNQVSIFNWHSYSSYTQVNGHLEDIATTTTPTSQNPIVSPSQSSYSGLMVEPSKFPVTYSDMSAHESPYPNQQQRGNSWSSMPTTTYTSASSLSSQLIKSHHYMKTMLIKTDLSNKCQIMEPNED; via the exons ATGGCacatatttcttcagaaattcaaGATGTTCCTCCAAAAGATGAATCAACTGGTTCAGAAACCTCCATTAGATCTTCTTTGTATGATTGTACACTTACTGGGGACAAGGTTTTGAGATCTATGGTTGAAGAATATGCTTTTCAGGCTTTGTATGAGGAAGTTGTGATAAAAAGGCCACgttacacattttctgtctctgaaacaGATGAGGTGAATGCACCTCTTCCACCTGGATTTCCTCAAAAATTGTGGGCAATAGTTGAAAGTGATCAGTTTGAATCTATTTGGTGGGATGAGAGTGGCACTTGTATAGTGATCAAtgaagaactcttcaagaaagaaGTCTTGGAGAGAAAGGCACCTTTCAGAGTACTTGAAACCAATAGTATGAAAAGCATAGTTCGGCAGCTTAACCTATATGGATTTAGTAAGAAGCGACCAACTTTTCAAAGATCTGCTTCACTACCTGactttctggaagaagaaaacaacatcTCTCTTTTGAGCAAG CTACATATCTACTATAATCCAAATTTCAAAAGAGGCTATCCCCATCTGTtagtaagaatgaaaagaagagttGGGATTAACAATGTGTCTCCAATATCTTCATTAGTTCGAGATTACAAGACGAAGCATGTTAAAGCCAGGGTCAACACAGATGATCATAACTCTGATTTTCTTCCTGAAACTAGTGGAGAGAGTGCATTTTCAGCCTCCACAAGCTTAAGTGTGCCTTTCATACAAAAGCCTTATACCAGCCAGAGAGTCGCTAATACAAGTGCCCTACCTCCGTGTGACTTACCTTCCCCATCGTCAATATCAGTTAGACAAACAGAACAGATTGTGGTAGACCAACCTGCTGTTTTAAATCAGGTGAGCATTTTTAATTGGCACTCGTATAGCAGCTACACTCAAGTAAATGGCCACCTTGAGGACATTGCTACTACAACTACGCCTACTTCTCAGAACCCCATCGTTTCTCCATCACAGAGCAGTTATTCTGGACTGATGGTGGAGCCTTCTAAATTTCCAGTTACCTATAGTGATATGTCAGCCCATGAAAGTCCTTATCCTAATCAGCAACAGAGAGGCAACTCATGGTCCTCAATGCCAACGACCACTTATACATCTGCCTCCTCTCTTTCAAGTCAACTTATCAAGAGTCATCATTATATGAAAACCATGCTAATTAAAACTGACCTATCAAATAAGTGTCAGATTATGGAGCctaatgaagattaa